tctatGCTTATTCTCAACGCGGAGGGGATCGGCGTTGTAAAACCAGGAGTGgttgatatcggccgatacccaTCATATTGTGTTTGTAAAGGAATTGATCTGTTGGGATTATTGTCCAAACGGTCCAAACGGTGCTCACCTTTGTAGAGGTAGGTCTCCAGCCACAGTTTGAGGCCGATAAGATGGCAGTCGCACTTCCACGGGTTGCCTCGTAGAGTGAGGCTGTCCAGGTGGCCCAAGGCGTCCAGCAGGGTTCGGTCCAATCGTGTTAGCCTGTTGTGACCGAGTCCCAAGTGGCTCAGGTTCCTCAGATTATCCCCCAAGGCTCCGGACAAGCCCCACAGGCTGGGAGGAGACAAGCACCACGGCATCAAATTAgcaaaatgactttaaaatccTACTCGGATTTAGATGTGATGCCTAACCTGTTGTGTGAAAGATCAAGGTGTGAAAGCGAGTGAATGGGTCCAAACAACCGCTTGTCAAGCTCCCTCAGGCTGTTGTAGGCCAGACTGAAGCGCTGCAGAGTTCTGAGCCCCAGAAGAGCAGTTGGGGAAACAGATGTGATGGAGTTATTTGATAGATCGAGAATGCGGACCAGTGGTATTTCTCGAAAAGCCATCGATCCAAGGCCTCTGATCCGATTGTCTTGGAGATATAATTCTTGGGTGTCTGGATGTAATCGGCGGGGAATGTCATACAGGCCGCGACCCCGGCAGTCCACGACTTTGGTGTTTGCGTTGCAGCTGCACTCTTTGGGACAGGCTTGTGAGTAAGAGAGGAGGGAGAGGAGGCAACACGCCACTAACACTGCAAAGACAGAAATAGTGATTATAGATTTGATTAAAATGGTTATCAAGTCCGGTTTTTATTTTGCCAGCCTAAAAACTCATTGAGATTAAAAGTCTTTGACAAGACAATCGGTGACCAACACAAAAGTCCAACAACAAAACAGGtctcactagccacgtatacatggacccaaatattccaatttcattcggtttatttgctcaaacggaaagaatttaacctttgtatacacctcattccgaaagaaaagtaccAATCCGAATAAACagataatcggattcccaggggtggaatatttttttccccaatccgattgaggtatcttgtacccgctcaaacgggtctttgtcgtgtttttcttcttcgttTAAAATCTTCTTCATCTTTGtcgaaaatatatatctatataaaac
This window of the Doryrhamphus excisus isolate RoL2022-K1 chromosome 10, RoL_Dexc_1.0, whole genome shotgun sequence genome carries:
- the LOC131137225 gene encoding leucine-rich repeat and transmembrane domain-containing protein 1 produces the protein MKVLVACCLLSLLSYSQACPKECSCNANTKVVDCRGRGLYDIPRRLHPDTQELYLQDNRIRGLGSMAFREIPLVRILDLSNNSITSVSPTALLGLRTLQRFSLAYNSLRELDKRLFGPIHSLSHLDLSHNSLWGLSGALGDNLRNLSHLGLGHNRLTRLDRTLLDALGHLDSLTLRGNPWKCDCHLIGLKLWLETYLYKGGAVDEVLCSQPVEMRDRDLQKVPYQLFHACMTTSYHYLFANIHHLESERLLRGHIHGNHAHPSSHTLHVPMAMGEGFGGGGGAGGSLPECEPKQRHRPVNLRHAIATVIITGVVCGVVCLMMLAAAVYGCAYAAIMAKYQRELKKNEELAAARAAQHTTQDEKEPLENAIA